The sequence GCCGGGAAGTCCTTCCTTCAGGAGTTCCCCGATCTGGCTTTCAATGGTGAGGGCAGTTGCGATCATTGGTTTTTTGGTTATCCAAATTATATACCAATTAACGGCAACCCCCTATACGGCCTGATTTGAGGGAATTGGCCCTTTCTGAAATGGGTAATATTTCACCATCTGAGGATTTACTCCTCAGCGTCCTTCCTTATTCGTTTTATTTTTTCCCGCAGGGTCTTCCGGTCTATCCCCAGGGTGCGTGCCGCGCGGGAGATATTGTTCCTGTGCGTTCCCAGTACCTTCATAATATATTCCTGCTCTATTTCCACCAGCGGCCTGTCCGTGCCCCTGTCCTGGTAGGCCGAATAGCGGAACGCCTCCGGCAAATCGGGCACATCAATGGTATCATCCTCCACCAAAATGGTAAGCCGGTGAATGAGGTTTTGGAGTTCCCTCACATTGCCTGGCCAGTCGTGGGCCTTTAGGGCTTTTAAGGCCTTGTCCGTAAACCGGATTTCCTCTTTTCCCAATTCCTTGGCGTACTTGGTGAGGAAATGACTGGTGAGCAATTCGATATCGTCACTCCTTTCGCGCAAGGGTGGCAACTGAATGGTAATGATATACAGCCTGTAATAGAGGTCCTCACGGAACAAGCCTTTCTTCACCATTTCCATCAAATCCACGTTGGATGCGGCCACCACCCGTACGTTTACTTTTTCGGGTTTTTTTGACCCTACCATATAAAACTCCTTGTCCTGGAGCACCCGCAGGAGCTTGGCTTGCATGGCCAGGCTCGTGTTGCCGATCTCATCCAGGAAAATGGTGCCCCCGTCAGCGGTTTGAAAGAAGCCCGCGCGGGTCTCGCTGGCCCCGGTGAACGAACCTTTCACATGGCCAAACAATTCGCTCTCCAGCAAAGTATCGGGAATGCCCCCACAGTTTACGGGCACAAAAGGTGTTTGCACGCCACTGCCATAATGCAGGGCACGGGCCACCAGCTCTTTCCCAGTACCACTTTCACCGGTGATCAATACGGTGGCATTGGTGGCTTTGGCCTTGCCAATGGTTTGAAACACTTTGAGCATGGGCTCCGAAGCCCCAATGATGCCAAAGGCATGGGCATCTATCTTTGTGTTTTTCTTCCTTCCTTTTGCCGTTTTTGACAGCACCCTCTCCACCGAGTTGAAAAGCTCTTCTTCGGTAAAAGGTTTTACCAGGTATTCCTCTGCGCCTATTTTTATAGAATGCACCGCCCCTTCTATGGATGGAAAGCCGGTAATGACCAGGATGCCGATATTCTTGTAGTTTTCAGACACATGCCTTACCAACTGCATTCCGTTTTGCTC comes from Flammeovirgaceae bacterium and encodes:
- a CDS encoding sigma-54-dependent Fis family transcriptional regulator; translation: MNNRNTNVLVVDDSVETIELIKRNLEAASFRIYTAHQVQSAIAILSSVDIDLVITDLKMPEQNGMQLVRHVSENYKNIGILVITGFPSIEGAVHSIKIGAEEYLVKPFTEEELFNSVERVLSKTAKGRKKNTKIDAHAFGIIGASEPMLKVFQTIGKAKATNATVLITGESGTGKELVARALHYGSGVQTPFVPVNCGGIPDTLLESELFGHVKGSFTGASETRAGFFQTADGGTIFLDEIGNTSLAMQAKLLRVLQDKEFYMVGSKKPEKVNVRVVAASNVDLMEMVKKGLFREDLYYRLYIITIQLPPLRERSDDIELLTSHFLTKYAKELGKEEIRFTDKALKALKAHDWPGNVRELQNLIHRLTILVEDDTIDVPDLPEAFRYSAYQDRGTDRPLVEIEQEYIMKVLGTHRNNISRAARTLGIDRKTLREKIKRIRKDAEE